One Methanocaldococcus villosus KIN24-T80 genomic window carries:
- a CDS encoding V-type ATP synthase subunit K (produces ATP from ADP in the presence of a proton gradient across the membrane; the K subunit is a nonenzymatic component which binds the dimeric form by interacting with the G and E subunits) — protein sequence MDILSQIASNPLLLGAIGAGLAVGLAGLGSGIGAGITGASGAGVIAEDPNKFGTAIVFQALPQTQGLYGFLIAILILFVFKTAPAWAMFGAGLAVGLAGLSAIGQGIASSAGLGAVAEDSGMFGKAMVFSVLPETQAIYGLLVAILLLVGVFSGAGAKEIAALGAGFAVGFAGLSGIGQGITAAGAIGATARDPDAMGKGLVLAVMPETFAIFGLLIAILIMLMV from the coding sequence ATGGATATACTATCACAAATTGCTAGCAATCCACTATTATTAGGAGCTATAGGAGCAGGTTTAGCTGTTGGTTTAGCTGGTTTGGGGTCTGGTATTGGTGCAGGAATAACAGGGGCTAGTGGTGCAGGAGTTATAGCAGAGGATCCAAATAAGTTTGGTACAGCTATAGTCTTTCAAGCTCTTCCACAGACACAGGGGCTTTATGGTTTCTTAATAGCTATCTTGATATTGTTCGTCTTTAAAACAGCTCCTGCTTGGGCAATGTTTGGAGCAGGTTTAGCTGTTGGTTTAGCTGGGCTTTCAGCTATTGGGCAAGGTATAGCTTCTTCAGCAGGTTTGGGGGCAGTTGCTGAAGATAGTGGAATGTTTGGTAAGGCAATGGTTTTCTCTGTCTTGCCAGAGACACAGGCAATTTATGGGCTTTTAGTGGCTATCTTATTATTAGTAGGGGTATTCTCTGGAGCAGGGGCTAAGGAGATTGCCGCTCTTGGTGCAGGATTTGCAGTTGGTTTTGCAGGACTCTCTGGTATTGGTCAGGGGATTACTGCAGCAGGAGCTATTGGTGCAACAGCAAGAGATCCAGATGCTATGGGTAAAGGTTTAGTTTTAGCTGTTATGCCAGAGACATTTGCTATCTTTGGTTTGCTAATTGCTATACTTATCATGCTCATGGTTTAA
- a CDS encoding ATP synthase subunit B family protein, whose translation MNVMEAIKEVRLAEENAIKEIETAKKRAEEIKLEAIEEGKMIIKSAEEEAKNIVEEKIKKAEEEGNDIAKKIKDEAEQKVEELISIAKARIFSLKLSDVLEI comes from the coding sequence ATGAATGTTATGGAAGCCATAAAAGAAGTTAGGCTTGCTGAAGAAAATGCTATAAAAGAAATTGAAACAGCTAAAAAGAGGGCTGAAGAAATTAAATTGGAGGCTATAGAAGAAGGAAAGATGATAATTAAATCTGCTGAAGAAGAAGCTAAAAATATTGTTGAAGAGAAGATAAAAAAGGCTGAAGAAGAAGGGAATGATATAGCCAAAAAAATAAAAGATGAAGCTGAACAAAAAGTTGAAGAATTAATTTCAATAGCAAAAGCAAGAATATTCTCATTGAAACTCTCTGATGTTTTAGAGATTTAA
- a CDS encoding V-type ATP synthase subunit I, which produces MKPVRMKKLKMVILDEKVDDVVRALHDHGLVEICDISEKLENSEWKNLLSVSHSADYVRDVMVMLIKSSRLLDLFSSVKEEKSSIKELLNPEPPEKKKVNFKTYKEVLDYAKKVLDEISKEADPLANKLNEIENKKSKMIQLKEQISYLKGLDFDLKYLGEGAFAYIGAGNVPKEKLDELKENLEKVTDGYVEVFSGEVFEKEGKQRVPIVFITLKEYLDTVLSELRKFEFERYDIKAEGYVKDVLANIERELNNIEKEKENIVREIRNLANKYEKELLVVHELLTIEKERGEVYNHFGKTERTYYLEAWVPEKYAKKAKDIIEKSSNGFCFVEITDPDEPEERIPVMLDNPKPIKPFEMLTEMYAMPKYNEVDPTLLIVPGFLLFYGIMLTDAVYGFLLTIVGLWVWKRIGKVSEGARNLGYILTLAGISTIIMGIITGGYLGDFLWEFLKIDIYKEGLALVNPLGGNGPIMILTFAIAVGVLHLFIGLLVGFIENIKKGKIGDAIFHQGIWLFLIIALVIGLLFPIMPIYKIPAIILIALIIVIIMCAIKGFKENGLMGALLGALDITGFLGNVLSYARLLALCLATGGLAMAVNIMAKLIGGAVPILGIILTIIVLFIGHIFNFVMNGLGAFIHSLRLHYVEFFSQFYEGGGKKFKPFKAQREYTTI; this is translated from the coding sequence TTGAAACCAGTAAGAATGAAGAAGCTAAAGATGGTGATATTGGATGAGAAGGTTGATGATGTTGTAAGGGCATTACATGATCATGGTTTGGTAGAGATTTGTGATATTTCTGAAAAATTAGAAAATTCAGAATGGAAAAATCTTTTATCAGTTTCACATTCTGCTGATTATGTTAGAGATGTTATGGTAATGTTAATAAAATCCAGTAGACTTTTGGATCTATTTTCCAGTGTTAAAGAAGAAAAAAGCTCAATAAAAGAATTGTTGAATCCTGAACCTCCAGAAAAAAAGAAGGTGAATTTTAAAACATATAAAGAAGTATTAGACTATGCTAAAAAGGTTTTAGATGAGATAAGTAAAGAGGCAGATCCTTTAGCTAATAAGTTAAATGAAATAGAAAATAAGAAATCTAAGATGATTCAATTAAAAGAACAAATATCATATTTAAAAGGATTAGATTTTGATTTAAAATATTTAGGGGAAGGAGCATTTGCTTATATAGGAGCTGGGAATGTTCCAAAAGAAAAATTAGATGAATTAAAAGAGAATTTAGAAAAAGTTACAGATGGATATGTGGAAGTATTCTCTGGAGAAGTTTTTGAAAAAGAAGGAAAGCAAAGAGTTCCTATAGTGTTTATAACATTAAAAGAGTATTTAGATACAGTTTTAAGTGAGCTTAGAAAGTTTGAGTTTGAAAGATATGATATAAAAGCTGAAGGATATGTTAAAGATGTATTAGCAAATATTGAGAGGGAATTAAATAATATAGAGAAGGAGAAAGAAAATATTGTTAGAGAAATTAGAAATTTAGCTAATAAGTATGAGAAGGAACTTTTAGTTGTTCATGAACTTCTAACAATTGAAAAAGAGAGAGGAGAAGTTTATAATCACTTTGGTAAAACTGAAAGAACTTACTACTTAGAAGCTTGGGTACCAGAAAAATATGCTAAGAAAGCAAAAGATATTATTGAAAAATCTTCTAATGGATTTTGCTTTGTTGAAATTACTGATCCTGATGAACCTGAGGAGAGAATTCCTGTTATGCTTGATAATCCAAAACCCATTAAGCCCTTTGAAATGCTCACTGAAATGTATGCTATGCCAAAGTATAATGAAGTTGATCCAACCCTTCTAATTGTTCCTGGTTTTCTCCTCTTCTATGGAATTATGCTAACTGATGCAGTTTATGGGTTTTTACTAACAATTGTAGGATTGTGGGTTTGGAAAAGGATAGGGAAAGTTAGTGAAGGTGCTAGAAATTTAGGATATATATTAACCTTAGCAGGAATATCTACCATAATTATGGGAATTATAACAGGTGGTTATTTAGGAGATTTCCTATGGGAATTTTTAAAAATAGATATCTATAAAGAAGGTTTAGCTTTAGTAAATCCATTAGGTGGTAATGGGCCTATAATGATATTAACATTTGCAATTGCTGTAGGGGTTTTACACCTGTTTATAGGGTTGTTAGTAGGATTCATAGAAAATATCAAAAAAGGTAAAATAGGAGATGCAATATTCCACCAAGGAATTTGGTTGTTCCTTATAATAGCATTAGTAATTGGATTACTATTCCCAATAATGCCAATATACAAGATTCCTGCTATAATATTAATAGCTCTAATTATAGTTATAATAATGTGTGCTATAAAAGGGTTTAAAGAAAATGGGTTGATGGGGGCTTTATTAGGAGCTTTAGATATAACTGGATTTTTAGGAAATGTTCTGTCATATGCTAGACTTTTAGCTCTTTGTTTGGCTACTGGAGGATTGGCAATGGCTGTTAATATTATGGCTAAACTAATTGGAGGAGCTGTTCCAATATTAGGGATAATATTAACTATAATTGTCCTATTTATAGGACATATATTCAACTTTGTTATGAATGGTTTAGGGGCATTTATACACTCCCTAAGGTTGCATTATGTAGAATTCTTCAGTCAATTTTATGAAGGTGGAGGGAAAAAGTTTAAACCATTTAAAGCTCAAAGAGAATACACAACAATATAA